A region of Centropristis striata isolate RG_2023a ecotype Rhode Island chromosome 17, C.striata_1.0, whole genome shotgun sequence DNA encodes the following proteins:
- the LOC131990026 gene encoding E3 ubiquitin-protein ligase TRIM21-like — protein MFGSIVGLNRLRSGKSYWEVEVRSKTGWDLGVARGDANRKGKLALNPDNGYWVTVHYEDKRYAALTSPPVSLRLKRKPQKVGVFVDYEEGLVSFYDVTAQSHIYSFTECSFGGEVFPYFSPHLKRNETNAPPLIISAVKTQ, from the coding sequence ATGTTCGGCAGCATCGTGGGGCTCAACAGGTTGAGGTCTGGCAAGTCctactgggaggtggaggtCCGCAGCAAGACGGGCTGGGACCTGGGAGTGGCGAGGGGCGACGCAAACCGCAAGGGGAAACTCGCGCTGAACCCAGATAATGGCTACTGGGTCACCGTGCATTATGAGGACAAAAGATACGCAGCCCTGACGTCACCACCCGTCAGCCTCCGCCTGAAAAGGAAACCTCAGAAGGTCGGGGTGTTTGTGGATTACGAGGAAGGCCTCGTGTCCTTCTACGATGTGACGGCTCAGTCTCACATCTACTCTTTTACCGAGTGTTCGTTCGGTGGTGAGGTTTTCCCGTATTTCAGTCCACATCTCAAACGGAATGAGACAAACGCTCCTCCTCTGATCATCTCTGCAGTGAAGACGCAGTAG